The following DNA comes from Archangium lipolyticum.
GTCCCCATGCTGGGCTGGGTGTCCAAGGACGCCACCTCCATGGGCTTCCCCAGGTCCGTCTTCGGCATGCAGCAGAAGATGGACCCGGACGTGCCCGAGGCCGGCAACGGCATCGCGCCCTCGGGCGAGGCCCTCATCCCGCCCCAGCCCACGCAGACGAGCGTCGAGGCACCGCCCTCGTTCATCCACGAGTGGGTGCGCACCATCCGCGAGAAGGACAAGGCCCGCGGGCGCAGCGTGCACATGTACCTGCTCGACAACGAGCCGATGCTCTGGAACACCACGCATCGGGACGTGCACCCGGAGCCGGCCACCTACGACGAGCTGCTCGAGCGCACCATCGCCTACGGCACCGCCGTGCGGCAGGCGGACCCGGAAGGTGTCATCGCGGGCCCGGCCGAGTGGGGCTGGACGAACTACTTCAACTCGGCGGCGGACGTGGCCCCGGGTGGCAACAAGAAGGACCGCAAGGCGCACGGCAACGTGCCGCTGCTGGCCTGGTACCTCAAGAAGCTCGCCGAGCACGAGAAGCAGACGGGCACCCGCATCCTCGACGTGGTGGACGTGCACTTCTACCCGCAGGGCGAGGGCATCGGCTTCGAGGAGTCGGGCGCCACGGATCCGGACACCTCGGCGCGGCGCATCCGCTCCACCCGCGCGCTGTGGGATCCGACGTACAAGGACGAGTCCTGGATCGACGACAAGGTCGAGCTGATTCCCCGCGTGAAGCGGTGGATCGCCGAGAACTACCCGGGCCGGGGCCTGTCCATCGGCGAGTACAACTTCGGCGCGACGAAGCACATGAGCGGAGGCCTCGCGCAGGCCGAGGCCCTGGGCCGCTTCGCCGAGCAGAACCTCACCTCGGCGTTCCACTTCACCTACCCGCCCTTCCGCAGCCCCACGTTCTGGGCGTTCCGAGCCTTCCGCAACTTCGACGGCAAGGGCGGGCGCTTCCAGGACAACTACGTGCCGTCCCGCTTCGAGAAGGCCTCGGAGGGACAGGGCATGTCGCTGTTCGCCTCGCGCAGCGACGATGGCAAGCGGATGGTGGCCGTCGCGCTCAACCTGGAGCCGGATGTGGCCCGCAACGCCCAGGTGGAATTCAAGGGCTGCGGCAACGTGAAGAGCGCCCGGGTGATGGGTTACGCCGGTGAGCCCTCGGGCTTCTCCGAGCGCAAGTCCTTCTTCCAGTCCGGGGGCAACATGCAGGTGCTGCTGCCGCCCTGGTCCATGACCGTGCTGGACCTCACGGTCGCCCCGGAGTGAGCCCCGGGCGTCAGCCCTCCACGTATTCGCAATTCTCCCAGCGGGGCCAGCCCCGCTCCCGGGAGAGCGCCCGCGCCCAGGACACCACCTCATCCCGGTGGGCGTTGCCCTTCACATGGGAGAACAGCGCCAGGGCCTCGCCGCCGTCCGGTGCCAGCCAGTGCAACGAGAGAGAAGCGCACCCCTCTCCCTGCCTGCCATCGGGGCCGATCGAGCAACGGGAGAAGGTGAGGTCGACACGCTTGAATGCCAGCCCTCCGTACAGGGTCTCCACGAGCCCCAGACGCGCATCCAACGACAGGCCCTGGCCGCCACCGCTGAAGAGGACGGTGGTCTTCGAGGGGCGCTGAGCGAACGAGGCATTGGCCAGCCACAACGCCTCGAGCAACCCGTGCATCTCGGCGGGCTCGAGCCAGTACGCCTTCACGACGTTGAAGCCGGTGACCCGCTCGCCCTCCGGCTCCTCGACGTACAGGCTCGCGGCGAGGCCGAGCGCCTCCGCGCCCCGCACCTCGACGGTCGGCTCCAGCTGGCCCCCCGTGACGGGGTGGGGCGGCAACACGAGCGCCGCCAGCAGCGCCTCCATGTGCAGCGCCACGTCCGCGGGGGCGAGCGTGCGCAGGAAGGCGGCCTCGGCCTCGGGGTCCGCTCCGGTGTGGAGAATGGCGTAGGCGCGCGGGTTGGCACGCGCGAGGTTCCTGTCCATCTGTATGCCCTCTTCACGAGCTTCCGTCAGGTTCGACGGGAGCCGGACGAGGAGTAACAGCGAGGCCGAACAGGCGCCCGATTTCCCGGAAGAGCTTGTCGAAGGAGCCCGCGCGTCGCGCCGCCGTCAGGTCGAAGACGCTCGTCAGGGCGGGCTGATCGACGGTCTCACTATAACCGTCCGCCATGTGCTGATTCAGCCAGCCCTTCGCATCGCGAATCTCCTCGGGCGCGGGAGGCGGGCCGAGCCCTTCTGGAAGCCCCCTACGACCCCGAAGCGACTCCGCGGCAACCAGGAACCAGGCCTCGTACTCACGCGTCGCGACGACCACCGAGATGTCGCGATCCGGACGGTGATGTCCCGCCTCGGTGAGGAGCCTGGGACCCAGCACACAGGGAAGGTCGTCATCGGCATCGAGCAGGATGAGGATTCGCCCATCGTCCCCCACCTTTCGCGCCATGAGCTCGACGGCACGCTGGAGTCCCTCCTGCTTGACGAGCTGCCCCCGGGGGACGCGATGCGGAGGCAGGACAGTGGGGTTCAGTGCGGGTGCCAGCTCTCGCAGGATCCTCCGCAAGAGGATGGGGACCGATGCCACCTCCCCGTGGCCCTCGACGATGAGCCCTACCTTCATCAGGCCTCCAGCTCGAAGAGTTGGAGCTGCTTGGGATCGGGAACCGCATCGAGATCGGGCGTCAGCTGGTTCGCCTTCAGCAACTCGCCGGCCGTGTAGAGCCGATCCTTGAGAGAGGAGCGCGTGGCCTCGTCGAGCCGGGCAATGAAGGTCTTCCCCTTCTCGGCGACGACCGAGACGATCTCCTCGGCGGAGACATCGGAAGCATCGAGGAGCTCGGGGCTATGACTCGTCACGATCACCTGCGCATGCCGTGAGCCATCGCGCAAGGCATCGCGCAGGATTCCCGCCGCGGCGGGGTGCAGCGCTACCTCGGGTTCCTCGATCCCCACGAGGCGCACGCGGTCCTCGACCCGGGCCTGGAGGAGGGCAACGAGGATACCCAGCGCTCGAAGGGTCCCGTCGGACATGTTGATCGCCGGGAAGTGCCAGGGATCCTTGGAGCCCTCGACGTGCTGGCGGAACTCCAGGGTCTCCATGTGCCCGACGCGCTTGGGATCCACCCCCTCCAACCCCGGCACGATACGGCTGAGGTACTCCTCGATGCGCCGCTTCGTACTCCCCCCGTCCAGCTTCTCCAGGCGCTCGAGCACGCTCGACAGGTTGAGACCATCGCGTGCGAGCAGCTCGCCCTTGTCGGGAGATTGAAGGGCTCGAATCTTGTCCGGATTCAGGTTGTAGAACCCCATGTTCGAGAGCACGTCGAACACGGGACGGAACTCCGGCAGACCCGCAGCGTTGACGAGGTACAGTCGATCATCCGAGCCCGGTGGTGCAATGGGGGTGGGCTTGATGACGACCTCTCCCTCACGCACGAGGTATCGTGCCTTCCCTACCTTGCACTCCTCTTTCTGGACCGCATAGTCACCATGGGAGCGCGCGCCCACCTCGAATGAGAAGTGCCCCCACTCCCCGTCGGGGAGCTGGAACTCGATCCGGATACCGAAGTGGGTGGGATGGCCGCTGGATCTCCGACGAACCTCGTGCACCCCGCCGCGATCACGCAGAGCGTGCTCGAGTGATGTCCGCAGCGCGTCGGTGATGAGCCGCAGCGCATCCAGGAAGTTGCTCTTCCCGGAGCCGTTCGGACCCACGAGGAACGTCAGGGGCCCGAGTCCCACGTCACACGCGGCGATGCTGCGGTAGTTGCGCAGCTGTACGCGTGTCAGGAACGGTACGCGCTTCCTCGGCACGTTGAACAAGGAGGTCTGCCCAGGAGCCTCAGGCGCTGGCATCAGAGCTCTCCAATGACGTCTCCAGGGCTGACGACAGCTCGGTATCCACGGGCGGCAGCGTAGACGAATGTGTGCGGCCCGCAAGGCCGCGGACTCCTCCGCCCGCCCTACTTGTCGAGCACCATGGTGCGGATGAAGCCCTTCGGGTGCCTCGCGTACGAGCGCAGGTGCATGGCCACGTCCACCATCCACGGCACCCAGTCACCCGTGTCCAGCACCGCGTCCACCGCGCGCTCCCGGTTGCGCGCGTACCACTCGCGCCAGTACTTCACCTCGTCTCCCGACAACCGCCTCGACAGGCCCTGCGCCCTCAACAGCAGCTCGAAGATGCCCCGGTGGCAGTAGATGTACTGGCCGCCTCCCTTCCACTGCAACGCCTCGCGCGCCAGGTCTCCCAGCAGCGCCTCGTGCCCGCACGCCGCCTCGTACACGAACAGCGGCAGCGGACTCCCCCGGGCGATGTCGAAGCCCATCTGGCTGTAGAAGCGCGGGTTGAAGTCGATGAGCAGCTGCTTGCCTCCCGCCCGGATGAACTCGACCTCGAACGTGCCGTGATAGCCCAGCTTCTTGC
Coding sequences within:
- a CDS encoding glycoside hydrolase family 44 protein, translated to PGGMTPMDGTALVEQTRQVEGSAARPVIEPVELAYDNGLQPGWEDHGWSERELKGATPAKLRMANLGGWVLHKKGLQTEYGGLTLRYQAPSGFGDFLEVRLDSEGEMLFPRVRLGDSHVTARDGGWTQVFIPLKELNPEKHPFTQIVLRAHKKVGNEQVELNQVGFANLVTPAVAQGPKDAAAVGGGRVAFGDAKASKVVVDCTQPGHPISPLIYGIAFNNMRETKDSHQWELGATARRWGGNPTSRYNWKLGNVWNTANDYFFRNIIVATPQYTYDNFLQSNLQRGVRTALTVPMLGWVSKDATSMGFPRSVFGMQQKMDPDVPEAGNGIAPSGEALIPPQPTQTSVEAPPSFIHEWVRTIREKDKARGRSVHMYLLDNEPMLWNTTHRDVHPEPATYDELLERTIAYGTAVRQADPEGVIAGPAEWGWTNYFNSAADVAPGGNKKDRKAHGNVPLLAWYLKKLAEHEKQTGTRILDVVDVHFYPQGEGIGFEESGATDPDTSARRIRSTRALWDPTYKDESWIDDKVELIPRVKRWIAENYPGRGLSIGEYNFGATKHMSGGLAQAEALGRFAEQNLTSAFHFTYPPFRSPTFWAFRAFRNFDGKGGRFQDNYVPSRFEKASEGQGMSLFASRSDDGKRMVAVALNLEPDVARNAQVEFKGCGNVKSARVMGYAGEPSGFSERKSFFQSGGNMQVLLPPWSMTVLDLTVAPE
- a CDS encoding DUF4276 family protein, whose protein sequence is MKVGLIVEGHGEVASVPILLRRILRELAPALNPTVLPPHRVPRGQLVKQEGLQRAVELMARKVGDDGRILILLDADDDLPCVLGPRLLTEAGHHRPDRDISVVVATREYEAWFLVAAESLRGRRGLPEGLGPPPAPEEIRDAKGWLNQHMADGYSETVDQPALTSVFDLTAARRAGSFDKLFREIGRLFGLAVTPRPAPVEPDGSS
- a CDS encoding AAA family ATPase, which gives rise to MPAPEAPGQTSLFNVPRKRVPFLTRVQLRNYRSIAACDVGLGPLTFLVGPNGSGKSNFLDALRLITDALRTSLEHALRDRGGVHEVRRRSSGHPTHFGIRIEFQLPDGEWGHFSFEVGARSHGDYAVQKEECKVGKARYLVREGEVVIKPTPIAPPGSDDRLYLVNAAGLPEFRPVFDVLSNMGFYNLNPDKIRALQSPDKGELLARDGLNLSSVLERLEKLDGGSTKRRIEEYLSRIVPGLEGVDPKRVGHMETLEFRQHVEGSKDPWHFPAINMSDGTLRALGILVALLQARVEDRVRLVGIEEPEVALHPAAAGILRDALRDGSRHAQVIVTSHSPELLDASDVSAEEIVSVVAEKGKTFIARLDEATRSSLKDRLYTAGELLKANQLTPDLDAVPDPKQLQLFELEA